A portion of the Roseovarius sp. SCSIO 43702 genome contains these proteins:
- the dddP gene encoding dimethylsulfonioproprionate lyase DddP, which produces MNRHYRDTRKIDPTRGATLGDMTPNDSDRIEIGPTRLAFSEWAEAGLALPDLPRMREYRWNRLTRAIVERDYGAVLLFDPLNIRYATDSTNMQLWNTHNPFRAVLLCADGYMVIWDYKNSPFLSTFNPLVREQRSGADLFYFDRGDKVDVAADVFSNEVRALVADHGGGNMRLAVDKIMLHGLRALEAQGFEIMEGEELTEKTRAIKGPDEIAAMRCASHACETSLAAMEAYAREMVPRGNTSEDDIWAVLHAENIRRGGEWIETRLLASGPRTNPWFQECGPRIVQNNEIIAFDTDLIGSYGICVDISRTWWVGDEAPRPDMVYAMQHAHDHIMTNMEMLKPGVTIPELTANAHRLDEEFQAQKYGCLMHGVGLCDEWPLVAYPDQAVPGAFDYALEPGMVLCVEAAVGAVGGDFSIKLEDQVLITENGYENLTRYPFDPALMGQVPA; this is translated from the coding sequence ATGAACCGACATTACCGCGATACGCGCAAGATCGACCCGACCCGTGGCGCCACGCTGGGCGACATGACCCCGAACGACAGTGACCGGATCGAGATCGGCCCGACACGGCTCGCCTTCTCCGAATGGGCCGAAGCCGGTCTCGCGCTGCCCGACCTGCCGCGCATGCGCGAATACCGCTGGAACCGCCTCACGCGGGCCATCGTGGAACGCGACTACGGCGCGGTGCTGCTCTTCGATCCGCTCAACATCCGCTACGCCACCGATTCCACCAACATGCAGCTCTGGAACACGCACAACCCTTTCCGTGCCGTGCTGCTTTGCGCCGATGGCTACATGGTGATCTGGGATTACAAGAACTCGCCCTTCCTCTCGACGTTCAATCCCCTGGTGCGCGAACAACGCTCGGGCGCGGACCTCTTCTACTTCGATCGCGGCGACAAGGTGGACGTGGCGGCCGACGTCTTCTCGAACGAGGTGCGCGCGCTCGTGGCCGACCACGGCGGTGGCAACATGCGCCTTGCGGTGGACAAGATCATGCTGCACGGCCTGCGCGCGCTCGAGGCGCAGGGTTTCGAGATCATGGAAGGCGAGGAACTGACCGAGAAGACCCGCGCGATCAAGGGCCCCGACGAGATCGCCGCGATGCGCTGCGCAAGCCACGCCTGCGAAACCTCCCTTGCCGCGATGGAGGCTTACGCCCGCGAAATGGTTCCGCGCGGCAACACCTCCGAGGATGACATCTGGGCCGTGCTTCACGCCGAGAACATCCGCCGCGGTGGCGAGTGGATCGAGACACGCCTTCTGGCCTCCGGCCCCCGCACGAACCCCTGGTTCCAGGAATGCGGCCCCCGCATCGTGCAGAACAACGAGATCATCGCCTTCGACACCGATCTCATCGGCAGCTACGGCATCTGCGTCGACATCTCGCGCACCTGGTGGGTGGGTGACGAGGCCCCGCGCCCCGACATGGTCTATGCGATGCAGCACGCGCATGACCACATCATGACCAACATGGAAATGCTGAAGCCCGGCGTGACGATCCCCGAATTGACGGCCAACGCGCACCGTCTGGACGAAGAATTCCAGGCGCAGAAATACGGCTGCCTGATGCATGGCGTGGGCCTATGCGACGAATGGCCCCTCGTGGCCTATCCCGACCAGGCCGTGCCGGGCGCCTTCGACTACGCGCTCGAGCCGGGCATGGTGCTCTGCGTCGAGGCGGCGGTCGGCGCGGTGGGCGGCGATTTCTCGATCAAGCTCGAGGACCAGGTTCTCATCACCGAAAACGGGTATGAGAACCTGACACGCTATCCCTTCGATCCCGCGCTGATGGGACAGGTTCCGGCCTAG
- a CDS encoding DUF3445 domain-containing protein translates to MPEILQDALPAEARDRPRLPGVSPVAMADWIVTDEAFAAQMALRERLVSERRDVVIDLLSEGRAAADELLRVVLGQLSEHPGYAVEHARVTRPDGVTVQVDESDPLGTLGRLVQEDFCILRKQGAEHVLVGGVLCFPSSWRLADKIGRPLVAIHAPVAEYDADIARRVQRLFDGVRAGRPLVRQNLLHYATPELHQPGGKAPLPEGPPPYLRSERQCVLRLPETGAVVFSIHTWVTRAEP, encoded by the coding sequence ATGCCCGAGATCCTGCAAGATGCCCTGCCCGCCGAGGCGCGGGATCGCCCGCGCCTTCCCGGCGTGAGCCCCGTGGCGATGGCAGACTGGATCGTCACCGACGAGGCCTTCGCCGCGCAGATGGCGCTGCGCGAGCGGCTGGTGTCCGAACGGCGGGACGTGGTGATCGACTTGCTTTCCGAGGGGCGGGCGGCGGCGGACGAGTTGCTGCGCGTGGTGCTCGGGCAGTTGTCGGAGCATCCGGGCTATGCCGTGGAGCACGCGCGGGTGACGCGGCCCGATGGTGTGACGGTGCAAGTGGACGAGAGCGACCCGCTCGGCACGCTGGGGCGGCTGGTGCAGGAAGATTTCTGCATCCTTCGCAAGCAAGGCGCCGAGCATGTGCTGGTGGGCGGTGTCCTCTGCTTTCCGTCAAGCTGGCGGCTGGCGGACAAGATCGGGCGGCCATTGGTGGCGATTCACGCACCGGTGGCCGAGTATGACGCCGATATCGCGCGGCGGGTCCAGCGGCTTTTCGACGGGGTGCGGGCGGGGCGGCCACTCGTGCGGCAAAACCTGTTACACTACGCCACGCCCGAGCTTCACCAGCCGGGCGGCAAGGCGCCGTTGCCCGAGGGGCCGCCGCCCTACCTGCGGTCCGAGCGGCAATGCGTGCTGCGCCTGCCCGAGACCGGGGCGGTGGTGTTCTCGATCCATACCTGGGTGACGCGGGCGGAGCCGTGA
- a CDS encoding SH3 domain-containing protein, whose protein sequence is MRFRDCFIALALAPVAFSAAAAERADYRCTAMGDGAYRVTLAGDEPDRAVAVYVLNVGGARSGEIVLERAVAGSGFLYRGEGLEFRGEGEVATLSDGELEATCVIYEAGEDEADGAADEPGEVSGPAMALGGNVRTGPGTQHDKIGRLTRGTEITLVERTDAMLDGHPWFRVTLPNGRDGFVWGGILCAPEGGVAGLAETCD, encoded by the coding sequence ATGCGGTTTCGAGACTGTTTCATCGCGCTGGCGCTCGCGCCGGTCGCCTTTTCCGCCGCGGCGGCGGAGCGCGCGGATTACCGCTGCACGGCGATGGGCGACGGGGCCTATCGCGTCACGCTGGCGGGCGATGAGCCGGACAGGGCGGTCGCGGTCTACGTGCTGAACGTCGGGGGCGCGCGGAGCGGGGAGATCGTGCTCGAGCGCGCGGTCGCGGGGTCGGGGTTCCTCTATCGCGGAGAGGGACTGGAGTTCCGGGGCGAGGGCGAAGTCGCGACGCTGAGCGACGGCGAACTGGAGGCAACCTGCGTGATCTACGAGGCCGGGGAGGACGAGGCGGACGGTGCCGCGGACGAGCCCGGCGAGGTGAGCGGCCCGGCGATGGCGCTTGGCGGGAACGTGCGCACGGGCCCCGGCACGCAGCATGACAAGATCGGGCGGCTGACGCGGGGAACGGAGATCACCCTGGTGGAGAGAACCGACGCGATGCTCGACGGTCATCCGTGGTTTCGCGTGACCCTGCCGAACGGGCGCGATGGGTTCGTCTGGGGCGGTATCCTCTGCGCGCCCGAGGGCGGTGTCGCGGGGTTGGCCGAAACCTGCGACTGA
- a CDS encoding lytic transglycosylase domain-containing protein, which yields MFRILSLPTALIAGLMLTTQAQAQCIKQTGAFPQYKQHLGQKARASGVGQRGLQALGAAQLSGITWRFESNPSSQTGVAQGDPARFLAKRSGTSAQNFIAQVRNRIARNPNTFRSIEARYGVPASVLATIWGLETSWGGYLGKTPVVSGAVTLSSYCRRYPRFEPHAIAALKLVDRGTITSGTRGGPSGELGHMQFLAGNWLRYGVDGDGNGRADPYSAADALASAANMLRAHGWQPGQPFGQGTRNFQVLSAWNDSGNYQRAIAYAAERVGG from the coding sequence ATGTTTCGTATCCTTTCCCTTCCGACCGCGCTGATCGCGGGCCTCATGCTGACGACGCAAGCACAGGCGCAATGCATCAAGCAGACCGGGGCCTTCCCGCAATACAAGCAGCATCTCGGGCAAAAGGCCCGTGCCTCGGGCGTCGGGCAGCGCGGCCTCCAGGCACTTGGTGCGGCGCAGCTTTCGGGGATCACGTGGCGGTTCGAGTCGAACCCGTCGAGCCAGACCGGCGTTGCACAGGGTGATCCGGCGCGCTTCCTCGCGAAGCGCTCCGGCACCTCGGCGCAGAACTTCATCGCACAGGTCCGCAACCGCATCGCGCGCAATCCCAACACCTTCCGCTCGATCGAGGCGCGCTACGGCGTCCCGGCAAGCGTGCTCGCGACGATCTGGGGCCTCGAGACGAGCTGGGGCGGCTATCTCGGCAAGACACCCGTGGTGAGCGGCGCGGTCACGCTCTCCTCCTATTGCCGCCGCTATCCCCGCTTCGAACCGCACGCGATCGCGGCGCTCAAGCTCGTCGATCGCGGCACGATCACAAGCGGAACCCGCGGCGGCCCCTCGGGCGAGTTGGGACACATGCAGTTCCTCGCGGGTAACTGGCTCAGATACGGGGTCGACGGTGACGGCAACGGTCGCGCCGATCCCTACAGCGCGGCGGATGCGCTCGCCTCGGCGGCCAATATGCTGCGCGCCCATGGCTGGCAGCCGGGGCAGCCCTTCGGCCAGGGAACGCGCAACTTCCAGGTCCTTTCCGCGTGGAACGACAGCGGCAACTACCAGCGCGCGATCGCTTATGCCGCCGAGCGGGTGGGCGGCTGA
- the glnA gene encoding type I glutamate--ammonia ligase: protein MSADKLLETIKDEDIAYVDVRFTDPRGKLQHVTLDVDMVDEDFLEEGFMFDGSSIAGWKSIEASDMKLMVDTDSAYVDPFYAEKTLCVHCTVVEPDTGEAYDRDPRGTAEKAEAYLKSSGIGDDAFFGPEAEFFIFDDVRYSNTINKVSFELDAQDASWNTDTEYEMGNMGHRPGVKGGYFPVNPIDDAQDLRSEMLSTMKRLGMKVDKHHHEVASCQHELGLIFGTLTKQADEMQKYKYVIHNVAHAYGKSATFMPKPIYGDNGTGMHVNMSIWKDGKPLFAGDKYADLSQEALWFIGGILKHAKSLNAFTNPSTNSYKRLIPGFEAPVLRAYSARNRSGCVRIPWTESPKAKRVEARFPDPSANPYLCFSALLMAGLDGIKAKTDPGEAMDKNLYDLPAEELEGIPTVCGSLREAMDELKADHDYLLRGDVFTKDQIDSYIALKMEEVERYEHTPHPVEFGMYYSC from the coding sequence ATGAGCGCAGACAAACTGCTCGAGACGATCAAGGACGAGGACATCGCCTATGTCGACGTCCGCTTCACCGACCCCCGCGGCAAGCTTCAGCATGTCACGCTCGACGTGGACATGGTCGACGAGGACTTTCTCGAGGAAGGCTTCATGTTCGACGGCTCCTCCATCGCCGGCTGGAAATCCATCGAAGCCTCGGACATGAAACTGATGGTCGACACCGACAGCGCCTATGTCGACCCGTTCTATGCCGAGAAGACGCTGTGCGTGCATTGCACCGTGGTCGAGCCCGACACGGGCGAAGCCTACGACCGCGACCCGCGCGGCACCGCCGAGAAGGCCGAAGCCTATCTCAAGTCGTCGGGCATCGGCGACGACGCCTTCTTCGGACCCGAGGCCGAGTTCTTCATCTTCGATGACGTGCGGTATTCCAACACCATCAACAAGGTGTCCTTCGAACTCGACGCACAGGATGCGTCCTGGAACACCGATACCGAGTACGAGATGGGCAACATGGGCCACCGTCCCGGCGTCAAGGGCGGCTACTTCCCCGTGAACCCCATCGACGACGCGCAGGACCTGCGTTCGGAAATGCTCAGCACGATGAAGCGGCTCGGCATGAAGGTGGACAAGCACCACCACGAAGTCGCCTCGTGCCAGCACGAGTTGGGTCTCATCTTCGGCACGCTGACCAAGCAGGCCGACGAGATGCAGAAGTACAAGTACGTGATCCACAATGTCGCCCATGCCTACGGCAAGTCGGCGACCTTCATGCCCAAGCCGATCTATGGCGACAACGGCACCGGGATGCACGTGAACATGTCGATCTGGAAGGACGGCAAGCCGCTCTTCGCCGGTGACAAGTATGCCGACCTGAGCCAGGAGGCGCTGTGGTTCATCGGTGGCATCCTCAAGCATGCCAAGTCGCTCAACGCCTTCACGAACCCCTCGACCAACAGCTACAAGCGGCTCATCCCGGGCTTCGAGGCCCCGGTGCTGCGGGCCTATTCAGCGCGCAACCGCTCGGGGTGCGTGCGTATCCCGTGGACCGAGTCGCCCAAGGCCAAGCGCGTCGAGGCGCGGTTCCCCGATCCTTCGGCCAACCCCTATCTCTGCTTCTCGGCGCTGCTCATGGCCGGTCTCGACGGGATCAAGGCCAAGACCGATCCGGGCGAGGCGATGGACAAGAACCTCTACGACCTGCCCGCCGAAGAGCTCGAGGGCATCCCCACCGTCTGCGGCTCCCTGCGCGAGGCGATGGACGAACTCAAGGCCGACCACGACTACCTGCTCCGCGGCGACGTGTTCACCAAGGACCAGATCGACAGCTACATCGCGCTCAAGATGGAAGAGGTCGAACGCTACGAACACACGCCGCACCCGGTCGAATTCGGCATGTATTACAGCTGCTGA
- a CDS encoding P-II family nitrogen regulator gives MKKIEAIIKPFKLDEVKEALQEVGVQGLSVIEVKGFGRQKGHTELYRGAEYVVDFLPKVKIEVVLDDDQVDAAIEAITEAARTDKIGDGKIFVSPVEQAIRIRTGETGSDAL, from the coding sequence ATGAAGAAGATCGAAGCCATCATCAAACCCTTCAAGCTCGACGAGGTGAAGGAGGCGCTTCAGGAGGTCGGCGTGCAAGGTCTCAGCGTCATCGAGGTCAAGGGCTTCGGGCGCCAGAAGGGCCATACCGAGCTTTATCGCGGCGCCGAATACGTGGTCGATTTCCTGCCCAAGGTGAAGATCGAGGTCGTGCTCGACGACGATCAGGTGGATGCTGCCATCGAGGCCATCACCGAAGCCGCCCGCACCGACAAGATCGGCGACGGCAAGATCTTCGTGAGCCCCGTCGAACAGGCCATCCGCATCCGCACCGGCGAAACCGGCTCGGACGCCCTGTGA